From Daucus carota subsp. sativus chromosome 6, DH1 v3.0, whole genome shotgun sequence, the proteins below share one genomic window:
- the LOC108192996 gene encoding protein PELPK1-like, producing MASSYFSTYYSLTLLLLLVVTLTSMCSTEVEARRLSETTLPELPKPELPSLPKVELPKPELPSLPKVELPKPELPQLPKMELPPLPHVPTLPKPELPTFTKPELPQVPELPHLPVVPELPKPMLPTLPKDMHIPTIPFPHSNTP from the coding sequence ATGGCTAGTTCATATTTTAGCACATACTATTCATTAACTCTTTTACTGCTCTTAGTTGTCACACTGACATCAATGTGTAGCACAGAAGTGGAGGCTCGCCGCCTCTCTGAGACAACCTTGCCTGAGCTTCCGAAACCTGAATTACCATCACTGCCAAAGGTTGAACTTCCGAAACCTGAATTACCATCACTGCCAAAGGTTGAACTTCCAAAACCTGAACTCCCACAATTGCCTAAGATGGAACTTCCGCCGTTGCCTCATGTCCCAACTCTGCCAAAACCCGAGTTACCAACTTTTACAAAACCTGAACTACCACAAGTCCCTGAGCTGCCTCATCTGCCTGTAGTTCCTGAGCTTCCCAAGCCAATGCTTCCAACTCTGCCAAAGGACATGCACATCCCAACTATCCCTTTCCCTCACTCAAACACTCCTTGA